One Kribbella sp. NBC_00662 genomic region harbors:
- a CDS encoding glycoside hydrolase family 15 protein, protein MAESGPGRSAHPLIADYAFLSDCESNCLIAPSGAIEWMCLPRHDSPSVFGAILDRAAGRFRLGPYGVQVPAARRYLPGSLMLETTWKTPTGWLLVRDSLVMGPWHNISERSATHRRTPTDYDAEHCLLRTVKCVSGTVDLSMVCEPMFGYGRWAADWRYEGPGYGEAVASRADLDDAVTLKLTTDLRLGLEGPTAQARTRMSHGDTAFVALSWSHLPPPRSWAEALEATGRTAEYWRQWINVGVFPDHRWSHHLARSALTLKGLTYAPTGALLAAATTSLPETPKGERNWDYRYSWVRDSTFALWGLYTIGLDREANDFFSFLTELCDGDQDIQIMYGIGGERELPERTLDHLSGYEGARPIRVGNAAYLQGQHDVWGAILDSLYLHATSRDQVTESLWPFLKRQVEAAAKHWREPDQGMWESRGEPQHYTSSKQMCWVAMSRGARLARLHDEPGFAEDWEAVADEIRKDICANGVDDRGVFVQRYGATTLDASLLLLPLLRFLPADDSRVRATVRAIADELTEDGLVLRYRVSETDDGMHGQEGTFAICSFWLVSALVEIGELAEATALCERLLSYASPLGLYAEEIDPASGRHLGNFPQAFTHLALINAIMHVVRAEEGGRNTFGAMSGSLTDHSGH, encoded by the coding sequence ATGGCCGAATCGGGCCCGGGTCGAAGCGCGCACCCGCTGATCGCGGACTACGCCTTCCTGTCGGACTGCGAGTCCAACTGCCTGATCGCGCCGAGCGGCGCGATCGAGTGGATGTGCTTGCCGCGACACGACTCGCCCAGTGTGTTCGGGGCGATTCTCGACCGCGCCGCGGGGAGGTTCCGGCTCGGACCGTACGGCGTACAGGTGCCGGCCGCCCGTCGGTACCTGCCGGGCAGCCTGATGCTCGAGACGACGTGGAAGACGCCGACCGGCTGGCTGCTCGTCCGTGATTCGCTGGTGATGGGTCCGTGGCACAACATCTCCGAGCGGTCCGCGACGCACCGCCGTACGCCGACCGACTACGACGCCGAGCACTGCCTGCTTCGGACGGTGAAATGCGTCAGCGGCACAGTGGACCTCTCGATGGTGTGCGAGCCGATGTTCGGATACGGCCGCTGGGCAGCGGACTGGCGGTACGAAGGGCCCGGGTACGGCGAGGCGGTGGCGAGCCGGGCCGACCTGGACGACGCCGTCACGCTGAAGCTCACCACCGATCTACGCCTCGGTCTGGAAGGCCCCACGGCCCAGGCCCGGACACGCATGTCGCACGGCGACACGGCGTTCGTCGCGCTCTCGTGGTCGCACTTGCCGCCGCCGCGGAGCTGGGCGGAAGCCCTCGAAGCGACAGGCCGTACGGCGGAGTACTGGCGGCAATGGATCAACGTCGGCGTCTTCCCGGACCATCGCTGGAGCCACCATCTGGCGCGCAGTGCTCTCACGTTGAAAGGACTCACCTACGCTCCGACCGGGGCATTGCTCGCTGCGGCGACGACGTCCCTGCCGGAAACGCCGAAGGGCGAGCGGAACTGGGACTACCGCTACTCGTGGGTCCGGGATTCGACCTTCGCGCTCTGGGGTCTCTACACGATCGGGCTCGATCGCGAGGCGAACGACTTCTTCTCGTTCCTCACCGAGCTGTGTGACGGCGACCAGGACATCCAGATCATGTACGGCATCGGCGGCGAGCGTGAACTGCCGGAGCGGACGCTGGACCACCTGAGCGGTTACGAGGGCGCGAGACCGATCCGCGTCGGCAACGCGGCGTACCTCCAGGGTCAGCACGACGTGTGGGGAGCGATCCTCGACTCGCTGTACCTGCATGCCACCTCGCGCGACCAGGTGACCGAGAGCCTGTGGCCGTTCCTGAAGCGGCAGGTCGAGGCGGCGGCGAAGCATTGGCGCGAGCCCGACCAGGGCATGTGGGAGTCGCGCGGTGAACCGCAGCACTACACGTCGTCCAAGCAGATGTGCTGGGTGGCGATGAGCCGTGGCGCGCGGCTGGCCCGGCTGCACGACGAACCCGGATTCGCCGAGGACTGGGAAGCGGTCGCCGACGAGATCCGCAAGGACATCTGTGCCAACGGTGTCGACGACAGGGGAGTGTTCGTCCAGCGGTACGGCGCGACCACGCTCGACGCGTCGCTGCTTCTCCTGCCGTTGCTCCGATTCCTGCCCGCCGACGATTCGCGGGTGCGCGCCACCGTGCGAGCGATCGCCGACGAACTCACCGAGGACGGCCTGGTACTGCGGTACCGCGTCTCGGAGACCGATGACGGTATGCACGGTCAGGAAGGCACGTTCGCGATCTGCTCGTTCTGGCTGGTGTCGGCGCTCGTCGAGATCGGCGAACTGGCCGAGGCCACCGCGCTCTGCGAGCGGCTCCTGTCCTACGCGAGCCCGCTGGGCCTGTACGCCGAGGAGATCGACCCGGCGAGCGGACGCCACCTCGGCAACTTCCCGCAGGCGTTCACTCATCTGGCGTTGATCAACGCGATCATGCACGTCGTCCGCGCTGAGGAAGGCGGCCGCAACACCTTCGGCGCGATGAGTGGTTCGTTGACCGATCACAGTGGGCACTGA